The genome window ttgttcctggtacgggatcacttcagctgtaagtaCTAGGTTACCTCGAATAAAgaccgcgtgtagttagctagctgccaatgtgcaagttcaagcttcttagcttttgcttgcttttatacgacaacgaagctttaacattgaaatctgccacttttaaaactaataacttgttgtgtggcgGTTAtccagtgctatggcatctaggtgagtagactcacatattacagacaaacaaaccaacggactactatccACTGGCCACGGCACGGCCTTGGGTAACAACTTGAATAATTGACTGTGCATTGCAACCGCTATCTATAAACTTCAGAGAAGATTTTAACTGGACCTGGGTCCTCCATCCTGAAGTACTGACATTAAACTATTGTAAGGGTTTGTGTGGACGAGTAAATTCAGAAACCACAAATTCAAAGTTTCTCGCTCGAAGAGctagtaattatggcaatGGCTGACCTGAACTTTCCGGTCCTGTGAGACGTGCTGAGCAATGGAAGTGAGGGACTTCCTCAAGTTAACATCACTCTGACCCAGCATGGTGGAGACCAGTCGAGACACGGCAATGGTGGACTGAAGGTTGGTCCTAATAAAACTCCTCTCCTTAAAGTAGCGGAAGTTGCATCTCATGAGCAGGTAGAAGAGCACTGTGGCCTCTGTACGGGTGGAGGGTAGCCGGGAGTTGCAGCACTGTAGGACCTGTGCATGGGAGATGACAAGATACATTGTATGCAACTACAACTACACAAAAATGTTTCCCtaactacagtgtatatactgtacatacagtacaatCGTGTCTAGTAACTAGCGCATGCTACTTAGCAGATAAAGAACATTACCTCAAAACAGAGTACTCCACAGTAGTCAGCACTGCCCTTAAACAGAGTCTCACTAAACTGTAGACATAGAAATAGCAATTGTaaagagcatgcgaagtgttcAATGGCTGACCTTGTGTATAAAGGATCTGAGAGATGCAAATACGTGTTTCTGGAGAGTGAGAGACTGGTTCACTTGCAAGAAGAGTACCATCAGAGAGAAGTACTGCAGTGGGGGCAATGGATCAGTGTAGTCTACAAACATGTTGAAGTATGGTTATAAACACACGAGGGTTCTATAGCTAATTTGTCTACTACCATCACTCTGACTCACCTTTGCCATGAGAATGTTGTCTCCCTCTTCTCTGGACAGctcatgctgtgtgtgtgcgcgtgtgtgtgtgtgtgtgtgtgtgtgtgtatgtgtgcgtgtgtgtgtgcgtgataGGTAACATTACTTGGTAAAGACATCTGTACAGTTAAGTTGCATACCGAAAATGCCAACACAAGGCACAAAGGTCAGTTGACTACCCACCTTAAAGAGTGCGGCAAAGTTCTCAAGCTGTGTGAGGACAATTAGTCCAACCTCATTTGCCAAAGCACCTTCCACCTTCATCACTGCCTCTATCTCGGCACTGGTGCTCGGAGACAGGGAGAGGGGCGTGGACACAGGGAGCAGTGATGGCCCCAGGCTGCCAACGCCTGCaagggtgggtgggtgtgtagtCGTATGAACTATATATAACATTAAATTGGCCACATCACAAGATCACAATGCCCACTTCCAGCTACAACTAAAGGCTATTATTGGAGTGCCAATACTAAGGTATCTAAGGCCTTGATCCAAAGAGAGTAGGGGGGCAACTTAGATATCAGTGAGCATATTATTAAACACCCAACCTTTTAGGGGGGGTCTGGGGGCATGTACCCTTAGGAAATTTGTTCTgataacgtacatgtacctgatgCATTCTCAGGTGCTATGCCTTTATTATGTTGAAAAACTGACAAATTGTACTGTGAAATTAACGTTTTccaggggggggggctttAGCCAGCAAACTACACCTTAAATGAAGCCCTGACTATAATTGTCAGTGTACCTGATAAGTGGCTGACCCTAGAGGAGCCGGCCTTAGAGAGCTGGAGGGACCCGACAGGGGAGGAGATGGAGACAGCGCTGTGAGTCTTCTTCCCTGCCTTGCCACTGGGGGCTGGGGCCAGGATGACATTCTGTTGTGTTGCCTGGGATAACTCAGCCTCTCTTGTCAATTGGTGGTTGCTGTGTGAGGGAGTGGGTAAGTTCATTTTCCTATTGTTacaatgctacatgtatgtatatacttacACTCTGATAGCAATGGAGCGTTTTCCAGAGTATCTGAAGGTGTAGAGACAGGATCTACAGTGGTTCAAGAGAACATTAACACACAGCAGGCTGAGTCAAGAATCCAGGACTCACTCTAGCATGTCAAAGAAGTCCAATAGAGCGGTGAACTGAGAAGGAAGGTTGTCCATGTCCATACCACACCAGTTTGTCACCAGGGTGTCCTTCCACCAGTTAAGCAAAATGGCTGTGCATGGGACAAGCAACAGTCATCAATGATCAAGAAAAATGGACAAGAGGCAACAGTCAATAAACTCAGCAACAACGGCACCGACTATTATTGAACTGCTCACATTTGTCGATGTTCTTGAGAACAAAGAGAATTGAAATGAGGAGGTCTCTAGTTTCATCTACGGTGAGTTTATCCAGGTCCATGATTGTCTGGTTGAGGGTCGGTGTGAAGAGATGAGTGAGCTCCAAACTGCCAGACAATTCTAGGGAAAACTCATCGCTTTCATTGAGATggaagctgtgtgtgtgcgtgagtgtgggtgtgtgtgagtgagtgtggggtgggtgagtgtgtgggtgtggaggggtGGGCACTTCTCCTCCCTTCCCCTAAATGAAGCCCTGACAAGCATTTCAAAGGGCTACAACGCATATGTGATGCAATTTGAGAAAACAGACCACTTGGCTTGGTCTAAAAAAGTTGAGATCTCTATGCATACTGATAGAGCAGAGAAATGCCTACACAATGCTGTGCTTAGTCTGTACATACCTCATTCTATGACTAAGTTATAATCGTTTGAAGTTGGTTGCTATGAAATTGCATTATTGAAAAAACGCCATTCAAAGATGCCCTACTCATTAGTAAGCCTATGTTTTACGTTTTTTGACGAAGCACTGAGGTGAAAATAATTGGATTTAGAGCACCAGACTTCACATAGAGATAGTAGAAAGGCTATAGATACTTGTAAGCTTATAAAACTAAATTCATCACTTTGCACTAAAGGTCACAAATTTGCCTCTAGCTCAAATTGAAAATCTAAGCCAAGTGGTCTGTTTTCTCAGATTGCATCACATATTTGAAAAAGCGTAATCAAGTTATGAACACTGCACTCAAAGTTAGTCATCAAAACAGGGCCATTTTCGGAAAAATCATCAATGCTGGTAATAGCCGGTTTTTCTTAGAGAATCATTACATTGTAGATAGGCAGGCCTTCTCTCAGATAAATTCCCAGGGGAGGGAGGGCGAAAAAGTGTACCTTTGAGAATAGGGTGGGAATGAAAGTGTTCTAGAAGGGGCGAAATTGAACCTTCTAAATGAAGCCCTGAGAGTGCAAGTTGTTCTAGAGGTTATTGGTTGTACAAGTAGAGCTAGCTGATAAATGAGTGACTGGTTTACATGAGAATGGAATACAGTGGTTTGCTTAACAGTTGTCCAGAATAGCTATAACCCCCTCCTAGGAACTAGTATATAGCATAAAAGCTGACAACCTGCTTGTGGTTTTGCTATAATGTCCTTGCCCTGGAGAACAACTGTTATGCAAACCACAGTCACCTCTAAATGTGGGTTTTGATTATATCATGCTATGCCTCACCTTTGCTGTCCAGTTGCCCTTGAAACAGACCCACCCTTGCTCCCACCCTTGCTCCTATCCAGGCTCATGGTATCCTTTGCACTGAGATCTCTGTCAGGAGTCGCCTTCAAGGCTGCACGTGACAGATAGGTAAACAGTGAATTGTGCAAATGGTCCTAAAGGCATTTGCTGATAACATaacaatgaatatcattatttaATCACAATTCTAAACTGTACTGATAGCATTCGTACTTCCAGTGGCAGAAGAGGGTGTGGGGTCAGAGGTCTTGGAGAGGGGGGTGGGCGTCTGGTCATAGAATGCCATGGAGGCTGCATTGAGCATGGGGCTGACGTAGCAGGGAGACCCAGTGTCCAGTCTTGCCACATGACTCATGACCAATGGGATAAGAGGAAAGTAGAGGCTAGCAATCCGAGCCTTCTGTCCCTGTACAAAGTAGAGCAGTATAGTAAATACTACATATAAATAAATATAAAGCAAGCTAATCAGACACAGGTGGTGTGTGGAAGAGTATTGGCTTACTGGGTCCGTGTATCGTGGGTCACAGTCGTGCTTTGCCAGGAGGTTTCTAAGGATCTTGAAGGAGTTTCTCCGCACCGGACCTGCCTCGTATTGTAGTGAAGACTCCACCTGAGAGGTATCATGTGACTATCACATGACGTAAGGGAAGGATGTCTCACCTCTCTTAGTAGAATTCCTACCAGGAAATGTTTTCTACAGAAATCGTCAGTGAGGGAATATTCCACACCATCAACTGGGGGAGGGTTTAGCATGACGCTACTGTACAGTGCGTGGACCAATAGACTTACTGCTCTTAGGAAAGGGCAGGTTGAGGGGTACATAGTGTTCGTGATCACACACAATTTGTATGAACTCAAGCTTTAATCTGGACAGGTGCTGTGGAGGAAGTCAAGGCAGCAGTACTAAAGAGTGAGCACACACTTTGAGAGACTCACTATGTTCTCTTTGACACTGAAGGCTTCTAGGTAGCGAGCCACTATCTTGAATACCACACCACGATCCATGAAGCTGAACGAATACTGCAGGAAGGGAGAGGCATGTACACTCAACACAGAATGTCTATAGAAAGCATTTGTAGCAGCTGCACGGCTTGTATATGGGGGAAGGGGAGAGGAGAATAGTGCATTAATTGCCTTGTAAAACATTAATGGTACAGACCCCTCAATTGATACTAGCAAGAAATTTGTGGGCTTATATATCAACTATAAGTGGGTGTTGAGTCTGTAACTACCCCCTCACCTTGACGAACTCTGCAATGCTCCTGTTTGCCCTCTGCACAAACTTCTCTGTGTGTCTCTCTCTGATGTGTGTTAAGATGGTGGTCACAAGGCTCTGAAGGTTCCAGCCAAAGTCCTCTGGGTAGCGAGTCTTGCGGGATGCCTGCATGTGATGGTGCCAGATCATAtgactgtcatgtgaccaCAGTGGAGCTTACATTGATCTTTAAAGTGATCTCAAGGTACTGGGCCATGCTTTTCAACATCACCTCCAGGAAGAACCAGATGTGCTATATCagcaaacaaacaaaacagaTGAATATGGGAATAACAGTTAATGGAGTGATTCTGTAGGATGGGCACACTCACCTCTAGGACTGCCGATATTTGTACTGGGTCTGGCTGTCTGATGTACTGTACTAGGAGGCGTGCTAACTCATCATGAactgccttcttacgagagCTGTCCACCTCAGTCACAAACATAAactggagagagagagaagaggggagggggggagatAAACACCCACATACTAAGATTAAACAAAGATACCTCTATGTAGGATCTTAGTATCTCTTTGCCTTCAGCCTCCACCACCTTGTGGACCAGTGAGATAAGGAGTCTGCACAATATAGAATAGCAGTGTTCAATAAACCAACACTATATGCTGCATACATACCTTAGCACGTCTGGCTTGATTTTCTCCACATCCTTGGAGGAATGAGAGAGGAGCTTCAACAACTGAGTGAGAATGGGAGGCAGGAACTGGATCGTGGAAGACAGTGACAGCTCTCCCAGCACCTGTGAggatgtgtgagggtgtgtgagccgagggtgtggggtgtggagggggtggtcacCTTGACACCAGCAAGAAGCTCGGCCATAGAGGGGGATTGAACCTTCTTGCTGTACAGGTTCTGGCATTGCATAAAAAACTGATGCAGTTCGGGTTCCTGCAGGAGGAGAGCACTCTTGATACTATGCAATACTAAAACTACCACCACGATAGCATGCTATTAGGACACTAGGATCACCTGTGTGTAAATAGTGGAATCCACGTTGAGGTTAAGCTTGAACAGAGGTTTGTTACTATCCACCCATTTTACATCGGGAATTGTTGCCTGTATGTGGGGAAGGAGGTTTAGCGTAAATGGGATAAAATAAAGCAAACTCACTTCTGCCCTGCCGTTGACTGGAGAGTTATTAGGAGCAGCACTGAGATAGCCTAGAGGCAGGTTAACAGCTACTGGCAGCCCTTGGTCTCCACTCAGGATCCTGCACATGACATACAATGTATAAAACTTGACAGTGTCTATAAATGCACAGCTATGCGTATACAACTCACCTTCCACCACGAGAGACCAGTGGTAACCAAGCGTATCCAACTGCAAACAAACAGATGAAGCTAAACAGTACAGCATTGTTggaccacacccctcaccaGGAGTCTCCACTGGGGGCAGTTTAGTGGAGGCCTTGGATGCTTTGGCCGACTTCTGCACGTCACAGCTGACGTGGTAGAACGTGAAGAGGAGATGGTGAGATCGCTTCAGATTCAACGGGAGACGAATTTTGACCTGTAACGAGATGAACACACATCAATATATGAAAACCTTCGTGTAGAGGGAGTTAGCACACTGTACTTACTGTACAAACTTACCTCATCATAGAAGGTCGGTATGGTGCAGTGGTGTGTAACAGCGGTACAAGTGTGATCTGTGAGAACAGCACCGGAGCTCTTGCTGTATATAACCTACAGGTATGGAACACGGAAACAGCGGGTGAATATGAGCACTCATTGGTCAGAAGGGAACTCACAGGGAGTGCCTGAGAGTCCTTGTCGTCTCCATCTTTGAACTGTATACAGCAGGCTATGTTACGAGCCTGTAAGGGGACAAATTGCATTTATGTTTGAAAAGTTTAAGCTCCAACTAGCAGGGGGCTATCTTCTGCACACAAGCAGACTaattgagtgtgtgtactctaaCCTTTGCAAATGCCTTCTGTGAGTCGTACTTGAGGAAAATGGGGTAGACAAAGAGGTGATGTTTGAAGGAGAGGGCAGGCTGGTAGTGGGAGTGAGGGTGGTACTGTTCCAGAGGGGGGAATTCTTGCACCTCCAGTGCAGGGGGCCCATTAATTGGGGATGTCAACTCTGACCGTGGCTTGAGGGGAACGAGGGAGGGGTCCAGTGTGCCTGTAGCGATGTGgcggtgtgtggagtgtgtgtggagtgtgtagACTCACACTTAGGAAGGTCTCCAGTTAGTGGGACCACCTCTATCTCTAGTTCTCCGGGTATCACTGGCAACTTGTGCTTGTGTATACTGAATAGAAGAATGTGGTGACTGATAAATATGTCGTCATGTGACTCACCTCCGATAGTCAAAGAGGGTTTTAAGTATCTCCTCGTCTGTTAGTTTCTCTCTGTCTTGTCGGTAGAACGGTGAGAACTCAGCTGTTGTGTCCAGCTCCTCATTCGAGTCAAACAAAGGTCTGGCAACAAACCGACAATATTAAATTAGTTGTGTAGTCTATAATGAACTGTCTCACCTGACAGCCCACGCAAAGGGCATTCTGTACTGACCCAATCGAGCATACACAGACGGCATCTGCTGTGCCAATTTCTGAGTGACCTGTGAGTACAAGTACAACACATCAAAGGAAAACAAAGTGGTACCATTAAATAGCTAGGCTATACATATGTACAAGCTGTGGTTATCCAGAATAGCAATAGGCAGTGTTGTCTGACCTTAGCGCTGTCACTCTTGATGTAAGGATCAGCCGCGTCACTGATACCTCCCTGTAACACCTTCTCCAGTCTGGCCACCAGGAATACGTTGCAGTGAGGGAACGTCACTGAGAACACCCCCTGCACACAACCACACCCCTTGTTGGTCTAGTATATACTATATTCTTGTACCATACAATTAGTAACTACTAAAAACCTGACTGTATCGTTCACCACTAATTTTTGTGATTCTCACCACTAAAGCTCTGGTGGCCTTCTCACTGAGTGGGTGGGGTCCACTGTCTGTGAGTCCACTGGGGGGAGGGACCATCTGACGTAGAAACGGAGagttgaggtcgacgtggaaATCCTCTGAGATCTTCACCATTTTGTTGGCATCAAATAGGGCCAGCTTCAGAAAGAAAGGCTCAATCTATGGCAACAAAGAGACACAACTTCAATGAGCATGTTAGTATTTGTATTGTAAAAACATCACATATGAATGAATGAAGGAATTGCATTTTAGTTACAATAACTACCATCTTGATCCACGTGTATAGATGACAGCTCATACTACACTCACATGACTGGGTGAACCATTTCTCTCAGTGGTGAGGCTTAGTTTGAGCTGGTGGCATTTGACCAAGAACCTTGTCCCGAATCTCTCTACAGGAATAGGAACACTCTTCTTCTCTTCACAGTCTCCAGATGGTTTCTGTAAGGAAAGTGGAATGTAGAAAAAATGTAATTTTTGCAGTTTACATAGCTTAACAGTCAGTTTATACTAACTAAAGTACTTGCACGGACAAGCATACCATAAGCTCTGGGTAAACGTGAAAGAGTGGGTGCGAGTCCTTCTGTCTGTTGTGTGCATTCTTAGGATCAGTACCACTCGTGTTCTGCAGAccaacaccataattatacgtacatgtacaacacacacaccagctcACCTCCAAAAGATCAGATGAAATATCAATTTTTTTTGGATCTTTCATAGTCTCTTTAGCATAGAAGGAGCTGATGTCAGCTGACACCTGGTCAACAGCCTCCCCTCCCTGACTGATGGCAATGACCTTGTTCAGAGTTTCCACCCACTCATCTAACTCCGTCTCACTGTCAGCTGCCAAGGGGTAGAACACTTTGTCATCCATTGTCACCAGCTCAAACCCCAGTGCCTTGTAACGAGAGTTCTGGGGGAACAAACAAACGCGTGCATGCGTTTTATAGTGTATAACAGCTAACATGACCTCATTAGCTTTGCTATTATTCACTCCACAGCATaaaaagtaaaaaaaaaaaacaccACATACCTTTTTGGCTTGTGTGCACGTTTCCAGGAGAATCTTCCCTTTGATATGGGTGCTCTTTTCATCTTTGTATATCGTGAGGGTGTAGCCACTATCAGCACCAAGAGTGTCAGAATCCCTGCGACCTCCACTGATAACAAACCAACGCTTTCTATAGGTCTGCAAATACAAGAGGATGTTTTAACACTTAGCACAAAAACCTGATCAGTACAAAATCATACAGAAGTCCTCGATAGTATAGTGGTAAGTATCTCCGCCTGTCACGCGGAAGACCCGGGTTCGATTCCCGGTCGGGGAGCTTTTTTTATCTTATCAAATCCAAACTAcaatttttttttgttttataatctgtacatgtaccttcataGAAACTGAAATGCCTCCATCTTGAGGGAATGGGCCTTTGTACAGGTATCCTTTGAGTTTGAGTGAAGCACCATCAATGTAGTCAGCCTAAGTATTCATACAGAGAGTGTTTAGGTAATCAATTCAACCTAATTGAACATGATGACCTAAATAGTCGTCCAATTACTGTAATAAAACAACTAACATCAACCGCACCCAGTACTACTTACAGAAAGTGAAGCAAGCCTTTCCTCCTCAGCCAGGTCCAGTTCAAAGGTCTCCTTGCTCAGAGTATCTCGATACTCGTGGCTGTGAGGTAGAACAGAACAACAGTTGCAGCTTGCAGCCTTATCTATACCTCATGCAACCTATCTACACCAACTCAATCATTAGCATATCCACCTAATGCTGAATGATTCCCATGAGATAGTTAGGATCAAGGCTATACAGTGACAAACCCACCTGTACTAGAATTGAGCTTTACCTGAGCAGCTTGTCACAGCTTGAAGAAAAGTTGGCATAGTTGTAGGTGACCTTGTTCCAATTGGATGTGAAAAATCGCAGACACTGGAGGAGGAAATAAAAATGCAAATATGTTAGCAACATGTTATAtacaccccaccccctttaAAGACGTTTGGTATGTTGTGTGTCCTGCCACACAAGTACATTGATCATAATAACAAActttcactttcactaaaaacCAGTACACATTGACAATGATTAGTTTATGATACACTATAGATAAGTACTATGTGGTTTGGGAGAGGAGATTAACTACACAAAACAATGTATACAACGTGACATACCTCATGAGTAAAGAGGTTGGTAGCATCTTGGTAGGCCTCAGAGCTGACTGGAGGTGTCTCAGTTCTCAGTCTCAATTCTTCCTCACTTGTCTGCAATGTTGACACACATAATCACTGAGCTACTGTACACGACGAGTAGCACACTACCAATCACACACCACCCCAAATACACAGGCCAACAATACCATACCATCCATACTAGCTCACAACAGAGTCACATATTAAGTTATGCAATAACAACATACAAGCTTACTGTGATGTCCTGTTGCGGGAATAGCAGTAGGTTGAGGTATTGCTCCTTCTCCAAGTCTTTGCGTCGTGAGTTCAGCTCTCCCTCGTAGTCAAGAGGGTCCACCACATTCAGCTTTGGCCGAGACTAGAGGGGCCAGGAGGAAGTGATGACATGGAGTACTCTTAGTTTCCCTTATTTATTATCAGACAGTATGCACACGTTTTGAATGGATGCCAACAACAACTTGTGACTTTattggctacatgtacaggagCTCCCATGGTAACTTTAGCTACTCTTCATTCATGTGTGGGCAGAGCTGCTCATATTATGgtcatagctagctgcaatATTTAACAATGGAGCTTGCTCTACACCCTCAGCATTATGATGTAATTAAATGGggccacaaaaattaatgccttCTGTTAAGACCTGCatacagtagctagctagcttagcatCTTTAATACCTGTGCAGATACTGCCCTGAGGGAGGCTGTTGCTGTCTGTCGCATTTGTAGAGCACTCTCCTGCCGCAAGTTCTTGGCAAAAGATCTCTGATGTGATCCGCTCTCTGCCATTGAGACCACTCACTCTACAATATGTACATCCAGTCAAAGCGGAAGAATTGTGTATGGCGTTACTTTTTGAGCAACTGTATCGCTAAATATTAAATTGATAGAGACACCACGCCCATCCACATAAGCTATCAATGACTAAATCACTCACGTGTAGTGAGCACATGGATACATTAGTCAAGTCAGACCATTAGGCTTGATAGCTTACTTTACAGATGCACAGGTTCCCTGCAGTGAAGGAAACAATGGTGGATCGTGCAGGAGGCCAAGCAGGGAGCTCTACTGACGCTATTTTGGTGAAGATGCAGCACACCACATACATGAATAACATTGAAACGTGTTTGGTGCCCCTCCTCCCTCAAGAAATCAAAGTAAGCTGCTTTTGTATTACACAAACATGCATATACTTATGTGATCTGCACCTTGCATTTATATCTGCAGAGGATTATCCAAGGCAGAAACTCGTGCATCGTTGCTAAACTCCGACAGTATTTCCTGCTCCACACCGAACGTATTACCCTCTCTCATCCTGGCGATCGAATTTGCTCGAATCTAATGGATATCAACAAATACCTTCAGtgtcatgcactgtacacGAGCAGGGCGAAAGGCAAGGCACCCGATACTTCTGTGGTATACTATTTATTCCATGCTGAAGTACCTCAGATTCTGCTGGAAATGCTCCACCAAGCTTGTTACGATTCTGACTACTTTCAAGAGCCCAAATCTTACTGTATACCGTACCTGGCTATTGAGATGCTTACTTGCTTTATACATCCCAGTTCTGCCACTTTTCTCTTCCTACCCAACAAACTCTTTGTTGACTCATCTTCACGTTTGGAATCTCTCGCTGACATTGTTTGTGGAAGAGCTCTGAACTGGTTTATTCGTTTTTCTGCTTCTCATTTTTTTGGATCTGCATCTTTCACCCCAGAAGGCAAACATTGGCTATTCACTCATCTCGACACCTACAAAGAGCTGTGTTCCAACATGGCCAAGTGTGGCCCCTTCATTAAAGCACAAATCAAGCATGGAGATGTCTACTCAAACGATAAAGCCATAGTCACTCAATTGAAAATGTTCTGTGAAGATGGTACGCCCAGGTACTCTGCTCGAATATTCGCTCATCTCGTTATAGGACAGTGCATCTACACCTTTGTCAACGTTCTCCAGTACAGCCACTCCGATTATGCCAAGTTTTACAAGGTATCTAACACCGTAAGATCGGCTAACGTATTGGGAAACTTCCATGTGGTAATCAAGCAAGTCATGAGTTGGACTGACCCCACACATTACCTCCTGCCCTATCTGAACGGTGTCAGCCTCTGTCTGGAAATGGAGGGAGGATTTGAAGAGCTGCTTATCAACGACCTCAAAGATTGCCTCGAAAAGGACATCTCTGTTGGCATTCAGAGCCTGAACTATTGGACCCACGAGCGAAAGAAGAGAACGTTTCCATGTCGCCTTGCATGGTTCTTGGTGCATGCATTTTGTTTGGATAACAAGCTAGGCTCAGGCTGGTGTATTCACATCATCTGCTGGTACCTGGAGAGAGCTGTAGATGAGGTGGCCTTCAAGCTGATCGAGTGCTGTGGGGCGGAGTTGATGGACTTGGCTCACCTGGTGGATTGGGACTACCCCACTCAAACAAAGGTGCAGAGGGTGATCCTGGAGGCTCTACTGAGGTATGGAGGGATCAGTCATCAGGACATCCTCGGAGACATCCACGATGGTAACTATGGATGTGCGTGCATGTAATATAATGGTGAATTgaccacatacatgtaactcatCAGGGTAGAGTTTTGGCATCTGTCGTTATTTTTAATTTAAAGTACCACTCTTAGCGCTTACAGGGAATGATCGAAGTATGAAGATTGGAGTAACTGTTCACTTAATCACTTAGTACCATTACGCAGTTATGACCATATATTGGGTTAAGAATGCGAGGTTAATCGATtgcgaatgacactgtacaaacCTCCTGATTGTGTTTCTAACTATTGTCATTTGCATGAAAAGCACGGGAAATTGCAGCATACCCACTCTTTGTGTTTCTTTTGATTGCAAAAATTCGCAATTTGCAATCGAAACCAGATATAATACAGTATTCAATGCTGTATTGCTATTTTTATTGTGTGCTATAGATACCCTGAAAGACCTGTCTGAGTTAAAGGACTACTGTATAGAGGCTGCAGTGTTCTCCAAGAAGGCTATGTGTGAAGACAAGATGAGTATCGTCGTCAAGCAAAAAAGAGTTGGGTAAGTTGCTATAGCAGAACTTAATATGGTGACCCTCGCTAGCAAACACGTGATTTCTGCAGAGATTCTGACAAGCTTAAGGAGGAGGGGAACGTTCACTTCAAGTCTGCTCGCTACACGGAGGCCATTTTGAGCTACACAGAGGCCATTGCTGTCTGTCCCCTCTCGGCTAGAACCAAGCAGGCTATCTACTACAGGTATGTGCGTATCATTCATTAGGGACATGTGTATGTCGGTTGGTATCTTTGAATACCCATAAGTTGATATTTGTTCATCCATTCTCAATAAAGCCGACAGTGATgtctttcaaatgatgtgtatTTAAAAAGCTAGTTTCGGTAAaaagacatacatgtagatagagGAAAATTGTCCTATATATCGTATGCTGTGCACATGCCAAACACTATACATTTAGCACCCCCTCACATGTACCCTCCCCTCCATAGTAACCGTGCCGAGTGCTACCTGCAAGCATCTGAGTACAGGAAAGCCATCCGTGACTGCAACAGGTCACTGTGTCTGGATATGTCATTACAGATGAAAGTTCAGCGGAGGAGGGCAAGAGCATATCA of Halichondria panicea chromosome 9, odHalPani1.1, whole genome shotgun sequence contains these proteins:
- the LOC135341464 gene encoding uncharacterized protein LOC135341464, with the translated sequence MHRFPAVKETMVDRAGGQAGSSTDAILVKMQHTTYMNNIETCLVPLLPQEIKRIIQGRNSCIVAKLRQYFLLHTERITLSHPGDRICSNLMDINKYLQCHALYTSRAKGKAPDTSVVYYLFHAEVPQILLEMLHQACYDSDYFQEPKSYCIPYLAIEMLTCFIHPSSATFLFLPNKLFVDSSSRLESLADIVCGRALNWFIRFSASHFFGSASFTPEGKHWLFTHLDTYKELCSNMAKCGPFIKAQIKHGDVYSNDKAIVTQLKMFCEDGTPRYSARIFAHLVIGQCIYTFVNVLQYSHSDYAKFYKVSNTVRSANVLGNFHVVIKQVMSWTDPTHYLLPYLNGVSLCLEMEGGFEELLINDLKDCLEKDISVGIQSLNYWTHERKKRTFPCRLAWFLVHAFCLDNKLGSGWCIHIICWYLERAVDEVAFKLIECCGAELMDLAHLVDWDYPTQTKVQRVILEALLRYGGISHQDILGDIHDDTLKDLSELKDYCIEAAVFSKKAMCEDKMSIVVKQKRVGDSDKLKEEGNVHFKSARYTEAILSYTEAIAVCPLSARTKQAIYYSNRAECYLQASEYRKAIRDCNRSLCLDMSLQMKVQRRRARAYQKLDLDYAAWLDMKCMQEVLKVNKEEAGKEFEEAFLLLEKKLNIIKVDIQLELFRNFWFTWMLPEQY